DNA from Spirochaetota bacterium:
TGAGGCTGATGGTGTTAAGAGTTTTTATTTTAGTATAGATGATTTTGAGTATGAGCCTGGTCATTTTGTTATGATTGCTTTACCAGAGGAAGCTGAGGATAAGAAGAAAAGGAGAGCATACTCCATAGCTACATCTCCGACGGAGACAAAGAAAGATGGCTTGATAGGTATAACTATCAAATTAGTTGAGGGAGGATATCTTACTACTAGAGTTCATGATTCTTCAGTAATATACGAAGGTGCAGATCTGTTTGTTGCAGGTCCATTTGGACATCCTATCTTCAGTAATCCACAAACGACGAAGAGTGTTGCTTTGTTCGCAGCAGGTAGTGGTGTTGTGCCTGTGAGGTCTGCTATGAAGTATATATATGATTCTATGCCGAATACTAAGGTTACATTGTTTTACAGTTTTAGGACGCCTAGAGATTTCATATACGAGAATGATATGAAGGAAATGTTGAAGAGCCCGAACTTTAAGGGGTTTATAACCGTTACAAGATATGACGGCGATGACTGGAAGGGACTAAGAGGAAGGATAACAAGGGACTTGATACTTGACAATATAACCGGTGAGGAAGATGTTTTCTATGCTTGTGGGAATACACCTTTTGTCAAAGAGATAGAAAATATAATAATTAATGAACTAAAAGTGGATAAGAGTAAGTTCAAATCTGAGGCTTGGGGTTAAAGGTTCGTTGCTTTCCAGTAGTTTTAATTCACTGGTTTAAACATTTGAAGCTATTGTAGTTCGTTGGACTTAGAACTTGAAATTTAGGGATGGATGTAATATTATATTTTGAAAGGAGGATAGGAATGAGAGTGTTTATCAGTCTATTACTTGTGTTCGTGTTGTCAGGGGTAGTGCTTTCTCAACCTATCCAGCAACAGGAACAACAAGGATATCAACAGGAGTCTGCACCAAAGTTTGGTTTTGGGTTATCTTTTGGAACAGTTGTAATAAATGGTGTTACATATTTTCAGGTCAAGGGGCAACCTGATTTTGCCATCGGAAAGTTTGGCGTTGGTCTAGATATAAACCTTGAATTTGATGCGAACTGGAATATAAGAGCAACTGAATGGAACTCTTGGCAAGCAATCCTTTCAAAGATAAGATACTTAAGGTGGGCTCAAAAGGGTGAGAAACCAGTATATTTTAAGATAGGACAGATAGACGATGGGAGGATAGGAAATGGTTTTATTATGAATAATTACGATAACAATGTTAATTATCCAAATATAAAAAAGTTTGGTATAGCTTTTGACATTGACTTAGACTATGGAGGTATAGAGACTTTCGTTGATAATATCTTTGATTTTGACATAATAGGTTTAAGACCATTTGCTAGACCATTGTATGGGACTCAAATACCTGTTCTTGATGGGTTTGAGATAGGTGGTTCGGTTGTTATGGACCTTGATCCTCTAAATCCAATTCCTCCGAAGGATTACCCGTATCAGTTCTCTGATAGTCCGAATAGCACTAATAGGGTATTTATATTTGGTGTAGATGTTGGATTACCATTGATTCAACTACAGCCAGTGTTCAATATGGAATGGTATGCTGATTTTGCGTATATTCTAGGTAAGGGAACCGGTGAAGCGACTGGACTTAAAGGTAGTATATTGTCATTCATACCTTACAACCTTGAACTTAGGATACTACAGCCTAAGTTCCTTCCTTCGTTTTTTGACTCGTTGTATGATGCGGAGAGATATATAATTATAGGTAATACCTATCTAACAAAGTATGACCTATTGGATGGGATAACTAATGGATACTTTGGATGGCTTTTTACATCAGGTGTTAGTTTTGAGAAAATAGCGACTTTTTTGGTAACATTGGAAGACTCGTTTGACGATACAACATATCCTAGAATGAGGATAACGCTGAATATAGATAGAGAACTGACTAAGATTGTTGCCTTCAGTTTAGTTTATGATAGGAAAAACATAGATGAATTTAGGGATATTTATACAACGGAATCAGTAGATGCTATACTTTTGACCAAGATTTCATACAAAGTTTCTGATATGGTTAGTATTGTTCTATCTTACCGAAGGACTTTTGATTGGTTTGAGGAAGGAGGACAAAAAGTTCTTAAGCCACTTGAGAGCACTTCAGTATCAACTGAAATTTCTTTCTAGGAGGATTTTATGAGATATTTTACAATCTTTGTGTTAGCACTAATTGTTTCGGTTAGTATTGCATACGCACAATCTGACAAGTATCCTTTTGCTGAAGTAGTTATGGGAGATGTTCAATATGCTATATCAGGTGATCAGACAAGACAACCTACGATTTATAAGAATTTGGATTCTGGTGTGACTATACCGTTATACTCTATCGTCAGAACAGGACCTGATGGTTATGCAGAGATAAAACTAGCACCTAATAAGACTGTGAAAATCTATAATTCTACTACTATATCTCTTTCTAAATTTCAAACGGAAAGTACCGTTGATCTTGGGGCAGGTAAGTTGAGAGCTATATTCAAAAGACTCTCACAGTTTGATGAACTTAAAGTAAGAACTGAAACGGGTATTGCTGCCGTAAGAGGAACTGATTTTGGTATCATTTACAGTAAAGGACAAGGTAATATATCTCTTATGGAGGTGTTTGTAAGGGAAGGGATCGTTCAGCTAACTGCTGCTAATGGTAGAAGTGTTGAAATAAGGGAAGGTTTTTCTAGCACCATCAATAGCTATCTGGGAACGATTGAAATTGAAGAACCTAAACCTATTCAGTCATCTGACTTTGATAGATACTTTTCTGAACCTCAACAGGTTCAACAACAGCCTGCTCAACCCCAACAACTACAACCACAGCAACCTGTCCAGCCGCAGCAGCCAACTCAGCCACAACAGCAACTACCTCAACAACAAGATTCAGTCCCACCAGATGCTATGCAACCTCAATTCAATTTTGGTTGGGAGATAAGCTCACAGAATATAAATGGTTTTGTGTGGAATAAGATAGTTCTTTCACCAATACTAAGAGTTGGTAAGTTTGGGTTTGGATTATATCTGGTCAGCTACTGGGATGGTAAGAATAATATATACGATACTACAAAATGGTATAACTCTTACGAATACAACTTCGGGTTCAGTAGTGAAGGTTTCTTCATAACGGACTTCCTAGATGACCTTTTCAAGAAAGTTTTGTTCATAAGTTATGGTACCAAAGGTGAGAGTGTGTTCATCAGAATAGGTAGTATTCCAGATATGACACTAGGACATGGGTTCTTGATGGATAGATATTCCAATATGTTAGGTTTTCCTGCGATAAGGAGGATTGGGTTCCAGTTTGACCTAGATTTTGGTTATTGGGGGTTTGAAAGTGCTATAGCTGACTTATCAAGAAGTAGGTTGTTTGGTGCTAGGACATTCGTAAGACCGATCTATGGAACGCCTGTTCTTGGTAATATAGCGATAGGTATCTCTGGTGTTGCAGACCTTGAGCCATTCGTTATATCCAACTATGCATACGAAGGTAATCCTACTGTGTTTTTGATCGGTTCTGATATTGACTTTCCTATCGTTGATGTAGGAGTCTTCTCATTAACTCTTTTTGCTGATATTGGAAAAGCAGGTATATACATAAATAAACTCACAGACAATCCATATCTGTACTTCATAGCACAACAAAAGAACTATTCAGAAGGGTTCAACCTTCTAAAGGGGGAGGGCTTCTCGGCAGGACTGAAAGGTATGATTGTAGGAATAATTCCTTATAGAATAGAGTATAGGAGGATAACAGGTCAGTTCATACCTTCCTACTTTGATACAATGTATGACGCTCAAAAAGAACTAAAACTCTTCCTACTAGTAGCATCTGAATTACCACCGTTTAACGGAATTCTGGGTTCAAGTGGATTCCAGGTCAGTAATATGCTTGACTTTAATATAACATACGAACAACTATGGCCAGAGGAGGATATAAACTTTTCAATAAACAGACTGATAGGTAGATTTAAGATAACGAAGGATATCGTAAAGACACTGACAGGAATACCTTCATACGCTACTGTCGTATATCAAAGAAATAATATACAGTCTGCTAGAGAATTCTTTGAGGATGTGCTGAGAGACTCATTCGTTACATTAGAGCTTGCCTACAGTATTGATCCAAACACGGATATATCAATATCGTACAAAAGGTTTTATGTTTCATCCTTTGAGTATCAGGATAGTGTGTCAATTCAGTTAAAGTCTGCAGTGTTTGGTGAGATAGGAATGTAAAGTATTAAGATAATCGTTAGAAGGGGATACCATTACGGTCTCCCCTTTACAAAGTTTTAGTTTTAAAGTTATTTTATCATCCTTCTTTAGAAGGTCTTTATGAATGAAAGTAGTTTGATGAAGTTTATAAGATCACTTACTATTGGGTATTTGAGTTTGGGTATTTAATATTCAAGAAGCGTTGAAGTGGTACTTTTATAGTATTTAAGGTAGTAGGAATGTGGGGTGTTTACCTTTTGTAGGTAGCCTTTATAAGTCCTACTAATTCGTTTTGTCTCTTTTTCCAGATGTCTTTTATTTTTGTATCAAGTTTTGGGTCATCTGCGTCAAGTCCGGTTGATTCAACTAGAGCACTTGTTGCTGGAGACCAAGTTAGAGCCATTTCAGGAACATTCGGCATAGGTATTGCTTCTTTCGCTGACTCTATGAATATCTGTGAGATTGGATCGTTTTTGACTTCAGAATATTGGTATGCTCCAACATTAGCTGGTGTTTGCTTACCAACTTTTGCGAATATTCTACCTGCTTGCGGACTCGTTATGAACTGCATAACCTTGAATGCTGCTTGTTTATTCTTGACATTAGAGGACATAAATATTCCTTCTACCGTGAGGAATGGTATTGCTCTTCTACCAGAACCTTTTATCCCTGGTAAATCATCTATTATGGGGAATGGTGCAACACCATAATTAATCTTAGGTGATATCTCTGCTCTAAACCACTGACCATTAACAACAAACAGAGCATTACCTGAATTGAATAATTCTGTAACGGTTGAACCATCTGCACCTACCTCTGCTTTTGGATCACCGGTAGGATTTATAAGTTTCTTAAGCCTAAGGACATACTTTATAGAGTTATAAACTGGTTCTGTATCAAGGAGTGGAAAGTATTCGGTTCCTTTTCTTTTCTCAAATATTCTACCACCATATCCCTGTATCCACATCGTGTGATAGTAGAAGTTGCCCATGTCATACACGAATCCTCTTCTACCATAAGGACCTGATCTTGGGTCAGTGAATTTCTTTGCGAGTTCTATCAACTCGCTCCAGGTGTTAGGAACGGTTGATATGTAATTTTTGTTATAAAACAGGATCAGGTTCTTGAAGGACATAGGTAGTGCCCAGAGATTGTCATTATCGCCATAGACATAAGCCATAACCAGATACCTCGGGAATTGAGATATTATCTCTTTGGTTACGAAAGAGTCAACAGGAACGATGATGTTGTTGTTAGCCCATTCACCTGTAAAGTCTTGTGCGAATATAAACAAGTCTGGACCTTTGCCTAAAGGAACCATTGTCCTCAGCTTATCGTTTATCGCATCAAACGGCACTGGTAGGAGACTTATCTGGACATCAAAGTAAGTTATGTTGAAGGTATTAGCAACTTGCTCTATTGCCTTCTTCTCATCACCACGGTAGGCGTGCCATATATTAACCTTCACTTGTCCAAAAACAAATATTGTAAGAGACAGAAATATAAGTGTTGTTATTATTCTATTCATGATCTCCTCCTATATGATTCTAATTTTATAGAAAGGATGCTTTTGTATCAATAAAAATTTTTGTATATGAATATCCTTCCAAATAGTGTAAAAGAGATGATTGAGGTTTTGAGCGATATTTCTGGTATAGGTCCTAAAACTGCAGAAAGGATTGCGCTTTTCATTATAACTTCAAAGTCAGACATAATTTCAAGATTATCTAATGTTATTGAAAAGTTGAAAAATGAAGTAAAGGTGTGTTCTGAATGTGGTATGGTGTCTGATACAGATCCTTGTGTTGTTTGTTCCTCCCTGGAGAGAAACAGAAAAGTAATATGTGTAGTTGAAAAGCCTAGTGATGTGTTAGTCATTGAGAAAACTGAACAGTATGATGGACTTTATCATGTTCTTGGTGGGGTTATCTCACCACTTGATGGAGTTGGACCTGGAGATCTACCAATTAACAAACTGATTGATAGAATAAAGAAACTTGAAGTTGAGGAAGTATTTTTCGCACTTGACCCAGACTCAGAAGGTGAGATAACTACTTCCTACATAGTATCACTCATTAGGAAGAGTGCTATTGATGTGAAGATTACATCAGTAGCTAAAGGTGTTCCATTAGGTGGAAACATAGAATATTCGGATACACTTACACTTTCAAGAGCCATAAAGAACAGAAGTATTATAGACTCCTACTAATTTGGTTTCGTTAGGTAGAATGCAACATTCTTTAAGCGAATTTTACTACTTAGTAAAGTAGTTTAGATTTCGTTGGGGGACTATTTTTGTATAAATCTGTGGATAGACTATATTCTACTTGAATTTCTAAAGACTCTTCGGATGAATATTGTCAGGGATCATACTCAAGGAATATGTTATGGTTTGATGTATGATCCTTTGCCGGGATAAAATATCGCAGATAGTATTGAAGTTTGTGATTTTAGAATGTGCTATTATCTTAAGAAATTAAGTAATGAGAGTCCCATCAGTTTTGCTCCTACTTGTAGTCCTGCTTG
Protein-coding regions in this window:
- a CDS encoding FAD-binding oxidoreductase; amino-acid sequence: MGSVKKLFQGIVKVKKIVDEADGVKSFYFSIDDFEYEPGHFVMIALPEEAEDKKKRRAYSIATSPTETKKDGLIGITIKLVEGGYLTTRVHDSSVIYEGADLFVAGPFGHPIFSNPQTTKSVALFAAGSGVVPVRSAMKYIYDSMPNTKVTLFYSFRTPRDFIYENDMKEMLKSPNFKGFITVTRYDGDDWKGLRGRITRDLILDNITGEEDVFYACGNTPFVKEIENIIINELKVDKSKFKSEAWG
- a CDS encoding FecR family protein, giving the protein MRYFTIFVLALIVSVSIAYAQSDKYPFAEVVMGDVQYAISGDQTRQPTIYKNLDSGVTIPLYSIVRTGPDGYAEIKLAPNKTVKIYNSTTISLSKFQTESTVDLGAGKLRAIFKRLSQFDELKVRTETGIAAVRGTDFGIIYSKGQGNISLMEVFVREGIVQLTAANGRSVEIREGFSSTINSYLGTIEIEEPKPIQSSDFDRYFSEPQQVQQQPAQPQQLQPQQPVQPQQPTQPQQQLPQQQDSVPPDAMQPQFNFGWEISSQNINGFVWNKIVLSPILRVGKFGFGLYLVSYWDGKNNIYDTTKWYNSYEYNFGFSSEGFFITDFLDDLFKKVLFISYGTKGESVFIRIGSIPDMTLGHGFLMDRYSNMLGFPAIRRIGFQFDLDFGYWGFESAIADLSRSRLFGARTFVRPIYGTPVLGNIAIGISGVADLEPFVISNYAYEGNPTVFLIGSDIDFPIVDVGVFSLTLFADIGKAGIYINKLTDNPYLYFIAQQKNYSEGFNLLKGEGFSAGLKGMIVGIIPYRIEYRRITGQFIPSYFDTMYDAQKELKLFLLVASELPPFNGILGSSGFQVSNMLDFNITYEQLWPEEDINFSINRLIGRFKITKDIVKTLTGIPSYATVVYQRNNIQSAREFFEDVLRDSFVTLELAYSIDPNTDISISYKRFYVSSFEYQDSVSIQLKSAVFGEIGM
- a CDS encoding extracellular solute-binding protein; protein product: MNRIITTLIFLSLTIFVFGQVKVNIWHAYRGDEKKAIEQVANTFNITYFDVQISLLPVPFDAINDKLRTMVPLGKGPDLFIFAQDFTGEWANNNIIVPVDSFVTKEIISQFPRYLVMAYVYGDNDNLWALPMSFKNLILFYNKNYISTVPNTWSELIELAKKFTDPRSGPYGRRGFVYDMGNFYYHTMWIQGYGGRIFEKRKGTEYFPLLDTEPVYNSIKYVLRLKKLINPTGDPKAEVGADGSTVTELFNSGNALFVVNGQWFRAEISPKINYGVAPFPIIDDLPGIKGSGRRAIPFLTVEGIFMSSNVKNKQAAFKVMQFITSPQAGRIFAKVGKQTPANVGAYQYSEVKNDPISQIFIESAKEAIPMPNVPEMALTWSPATSALVESTGLDADDPKLDTKIKDIWKKRQNELVGLIKATYKR
- the recR gene encoding recombination mediator RecR codes for the protein MNILPNSVKEMIEVLSDISGIGPKTAERIALFIITSKSDIISRLSNVIEKLKNEVKVCSECGMVSDTDPCVVCSSLERNRKVICVVEKPSDVLVIEKTEQYDGLYHVLGGVISPLDGVGPGDLPINKLIDRIKKLEVEEVFFALDPDSEGEITTSYIVSLIRKSAIDVKITSVAKGVPLGGNIEYSDTLTLSRAIKNRSIIDSY